A portion of the Oncorhynchus clarkii lewisi isolate Uvic-CL-2024 chromosome 27, UVic_Ocla_1.0, whole genome shotgun sequence genome contains these proteins:
- the LOC139386291 gene encoding ras-related protein Rab-34-like isoform X3 — translation MSVRVPSMSVLPPVRRDRVIAQLPQCYSKKAAVQTKDEFNFKVKTACQEQRTGTVGRFKIAKVIVVGDLAVGKTCLINRFCKDAFDKNYKATIGVDFEMERFEVLGVPFSLQLWDTAGQERFKCIASTYYRGAQTIIIVFDVNDVASLGHARQWLEDALKENDPTNVQLFLSPAQYSQIEQDAIKLAEEIKAEYWALSSLTGENVRAFFFRVASLAFEVNVLAEIEKSGSRHIGDVIKINSNSNSLYATKKKQSNCCQ, via the exons ATGTCTGTCCGAGTGCCATCCATGAGTGTGCTGCCTCCTGTTCGAAGGGACCGCGTCATTGCCCAGCTTCCTCAG TGTTACAGTAAGAAGGCTGCTGTGCAAACTAAAGATGAGTTCAACTTCAAAGTGAAGACTGCCTGCCAGGAGCAACGCACTGGCACAGTAGG TAGGTTTAAAATAGCTAAGGTCATAGTGGTTGGTGACCTGGCTGTGggaaaaacctgtctgattaatAG ATTTTGCAAGGATGCATTTGACAAGAACTACAAGGCAACCATTGGTGTTGACTTTGAGATGGAGCGGTTTGAAGTGTTGGGGGTACCTTTCAGTTTACAGTT ATGGGACACTGCGGGGCAGGAGAGGTTCAAGTGTATTGCCTCCACATACTACAGGGGAGCTCAGA CGATTATTATTGTGTTTGATGTAAATGATGTGGCATCTTTGGGCCATGCAAG GCAGTGGCTTGAAGATGCCTTGAAGGAGAATGATCCTACCAATGTCCAGCTTTTCCTG TCTCCTGCTCAGTACTCTCAGATTGAACAGGATGCCATCAAATTGGCTGAGGAAATCAAAGCAGAGTACTGGGCCTTGTCATCATTGACTG GGGAAAATGTGAGAGCGTTTTTCTTCCGTGTTGCATCATTGGCATTTGAGGTCAACGTTCTGGCAGAGATAGAGAAGAGTGGATCAAGACACATTGGGGACGTTATCA aaATTAACAGTAATTCAAACAGCCTGTATGCAACAAAGAAGAAACAGTCAAACTGTTGTCAATGA
- the LOC139386291 gene encoding ras-related protein Rab-34-like isoform X1 yields the protein MSVRVPSMSVLPPVRRDRVIAQLPQCYSKKAAVQTKDEFNFKVKTACQEQRTGTVGRFKIAKVIVVGDLAVGKTCLINRFCKDAFDKNYKATIGVDFEMERFEVLGVPFSLQLWDTAGQERFKCIASTYYRGAQTIIIVFDVNDVASLGHARQWLEDALKENDPTNVQLFLVGTKKDLSSPAQYSQIEQDAIKLAEEIKAEYWALSSLTGENVRAFFFRVASLAFEVNVLAEIEKSGSRHIGDVIKINSNSNSLYATKKKQSNCCQ from the exons ATGTCTGTCCGAGTGCCATCCATGAGTGTGCTGCCTCCTGTTCGAAGGGACCGCGTCATTGCCCAGCTTCCTCAG TGTTACAGTAAGAAGGCTGCTGTGCAAACTAAAGATGAGTTCAACTTCAAAGTGAAGACTGCCTGCCAGGAGCAACGCACTGGCACAGTAGG TAGGTTTAAAATAGCTAAGGTCATAGTGGTTGGTGACCTGGCTGTGggaaaaacctgtctgattaatAG ATTTTGCAAGGATGCATTTGACAAGAACTACAAGGCAACCATTGGTGTTGACTTTGAGATGGAGCGGTTTGAAGTGTTGGGGGTACCTTTCAGTTTACAGTT ATGGGACACTGCGGGGCAGGAGAGGTTCAAGTGTATTGCCTCCACATACTACAGGGGAGCTCAGA CGATTATTATTGTGTTTGATGTAAATGATGTGGCATCTTTGGGCCATGCAAG GCAGTGGCTTGAAGATGCCTTGAAGGAGAATGATCCTACCAATGTCCAGCTTTTCCTGGTGGGCACAAAGAAAGACCTGAGT TCTCCTGCTCAGTACTCTCAGATTGAACAGGATGCCATCAAATTGGCTGAGGAAATCAAAGCAGAGTACTGGGCCTTGTCATCATTGACTG GGGAAAATGTGAGAGCGTTTTTCTTCCGTGTTGCATCATTGGCATTTGAGGTCAACGTTCTGGCAGAGATAGAGAAGAGTGGATCAAGACACATTGGGGACGTTATCA aaATTAACAGTAATTCAAACAGCCTGTATGCAACAAAGAAGAAACAGTCAAACTGTTGTCAATGA
- the LOC139386291 gene encoding ras-related protein Rab-34-like isoform X2 — MSVRVPSMSVLPPVRRDRVIAQLPQCYSKKAAVQTKDEFNFKVKTACQEQRTGTVGFKIAKVIVVGDLAVGKTCLINRFCKDAFDKNYKATIGVDFEMERFEVLGVPFSLQLWDTAGQERFKCIASTYYRGAQTIIIVFDVNDVASLGHARQWLEDALKENDPTNVQLFLVGTKKDLSSPAQYSQIEQDAIKLAEEIKAEYWALSSLTGENVRAFFFRVASLAFEVNVLAEIEKSGSRHIGDVIKINSNSNSLYATKKKQSNCCQ, encoded by the exons ATGTCTGTCCGAGTGCCATCCATGAGTGTGCTGCCTCCTGTTCGAAGGGACCGCGTCATTGCCCAGCTTCCTCAG TGTTACAGTAAGAAGGCTGCTGTGCAAACTAAAGATGAGTTCAACTTCAAAGTGAAGACTGCCTGCCAGGAGCAACGCACTGGCACAGTAGG GTTTAAAATAGCTAAGGTCATAGTGGTTGGTGACCTGGCTGTGggaaaaacctgtctgattaatAG ATTTTGCAAGGATGCATTTGACAAGAACTACAAGGCAACCATTGGTGTTGACTTTGAGATGGAGCGGTTTGAAGTGTTGGGGGTACCTTTCAGTTTACAGTT ATGGGACACTGCGGGGCAGGAGAGGTTCAAGTGTATTGCCTCCACATACTACAGGGGAGCTCAGA CGATTATTATTGTGTTTGATGTAAATGATGTGGCATCTTTGGGCCATGCAAG GCAGTGGCTTGAAGATGCCTTGAAGGAGAATGATCCTACCAATGTCCAGCTTTTCCTGGTGGGCACAAAGAAAGACCTGAGT TCTCCTGCTCAGTACTCTCAGATTGAACAGGATGCCATCAAATTGGCTGAGGAAATCAAAGCAGAGTACTGGGCCTTGTCATCATTGACTG GGGAAAATGTGAGAGCGTTTTTCTTCCGTGTTGCATCATTGGCATTTGAGGTCAACGTTCTGGCAGAGATAGAGAAGAGTGGATCAAGACACATTGGGGACGTTATCA aaATTAACAGTAATTCAAACAGCCTGTATGCAACAAAGAAGAAACAGTCAAACTGTTGTCAATGA
- the LOC139386291 gene encoding ras-related protein Rab-34-like isoform X4 yields MSVRVPSMSVLPPVRRDRVIAQLPQCYSKKAAVQTKDEFNFKVKTACQEQRTGTVGFKIAKVIVVGDLAVGKTCLINRFCKDAFDKNYKATIGVDFEMERFEVLGVPFSLQLWDTAGQERFKCIASTYYRGAQTIIIVFDVNDVASLGHARQWLEDALKENDPTNVQLFLSPAQYSQIEQDAIKLAEEIKAEYWALSSLTGENVRAFFFRVASLAFEVNVLAEIEKSGSRHIGDVIKINSNSNSLYATKKKQSNCCQ; encoded by the exons ATGTCTGTCCGAGTGCCATCCATGAGTGTGCTGCCTCCTGTTCGAAGGGACCGCGTCATTGCCCAGCTTCCTCAG TGTTACAGTAAGAAGGCTGCTGTGCAAACTAAAGATGAGTTCAACTTCAAAGTGAAGACTGCCTGCCAGGAGCAACGCACTGGCACAGTAGG GTTTAAAATAGCTAAGGTCATAGTGGTTGGTGACCTGGCTGTGggaaaaacctgtctgattaatAG ATTTTGCAAGGATGCATTTGACAAGAACTACAAGGCAACCATTGGTGTTGACTTTGAGATGGAGCGGTTTGAAGTGTTGGGGGTACCTTTCAGTTTACAGTT ATGGGACACTGCGGGGCAGGAGAGGTTCAAGTGTATTGCCTCCACATACTACAGGGGAGCTCAGA CGATTATTATTGTGTTTGATGTAAATGATGTGGCATCTTTGGGCCATGCAAG GCAGTGGCTTGAAGATGCCTTGAAGGAGAATGATCCTACCAATGTCCAGCTTTTCCTG TCTCCTGCTCAGTACTCTCAGATTGAACAGGATGCCATCAAATTGGCTGAGGAAATCAAAGCAGAGTACTGGGCCTTGTCATCATTGACTG GGGAAAATGTGAGAGCGTTTTTCTTCCGTGTTGCATCATTGGCATTTGAGGTCAACGTTCTGGCAGAGATAGAGAAGAGTGGATCAAGACACATTGGGGACGTTATCA aaATTAACAGTAATTCAAACAGCCTGTATGCAACAAAGAAGAAACAGTCAAACTGTTGTCAATGA
- the LOC139385881 gene encoding TLC domain-containing protein 1-like — protein MEALLPVLQRHPGMSVLVCALMFRVAHRLLQNLPVPKAVAVDDFRSWKWRNLSVSMVHSLLTGTWAMTCVIISPELATNIHSFYTAPAYMLICISSGYFVQDAGDIILTGHARGSWEFLIHHVLVLWCFLYSLYSHLYVAGAVVALFVEVNSVTLHLRLMLKLASQQSSPLYQINKFLNLFTYIVFRLSAQFYLTYYIVQNYSWMDKGGYFLVTMTLMNTMILIYFYRLLRADFFPRSRAHMEQNGTHNNVKKFLAE, from the exons atggaggccTTGCTTCCTGTGTTGCAGCGACACCCTGGAATGTCTGTGTTGGTGTGCGCTCTGATGTTCCGGGTGGCCCACCGACTACTACAGAATCTGCCTGTGCCCAAAGCGGTAGCGGTGGATGACTTCCGCTCCTGGAAGTGGAGGAACCTCTCGGTCTCTATGGTCCACTCCCTCCTGACAGGGACTTGGGCTATGACCTG TGTGATCATTTCCCCTGAGTTGGCAACCAACATTCACTCCTTCTACACGGCCCCGGCCTACATGCTCATCTGCATCTCATCAG GATACTTTGTACAAGATGCAGGTGACATCATTCTAACTGGACATGCAAGAGGATCCTGGGAGTTCTTAATTCATCATGTTCTG GTGCTCTGGTGCTTCCTGTATTCTCTGTACTCACACCTCTACGTGGCCGGTGCTGTGGTGGCTCTCTTTGTGGAGGTTAACAGTGTCACCCTGCATTTGAGGCTAATGCTGAAGCTAGCATCACAGCAGTCGTCCCCTCTGTACCAAATCAATAAGTTCCTCAACCTCTTCACCTACATCGTCTTCCGCCTCAGCGCACAGTTCTACCTCACATATTACATTGTCCAGAACTACTCCTGGATGGACAAAGGAGGCTACTTCCTGGTTACCATGACTCTCATGAACACCATGATCCTGATCTACTTTTATCGTCTTCTCCGCGCCGACTTCTTCCCCCGGAGCAGGGCTCACATGGAGCAAAATGGCACCCACAACAACGTCAAAAAGTTCCTCGCTGAATGA